The Carassius carassius chromosome 31, fCarCar2.1, whole genome shotgun sequence genome includes a region encoding these proteins:
- the LOC132112151 gene encoding vitelline membrane outer layer protein 1-like isoform X1, translated as MRHFISMVFSLLVITGLQVSAQSGGGRPERSVNRYYRSELTVSNGRAWGSWGQKEMCPLGMFAAGFSLKVEDPVATGDNTALNGIRLHCVYTANGVASSYTNYASVGSDVGSWGVWRDIKWCPSGFLTAFQLKVEKPQGSGDNTAANNIQFKCGSGSTLLGEGTKWGDWGGWSQTCLGKGICGIKTRVELPQGNKDDTALNDVRMYCCN; from the exons ATGCGCCACTTTATCTCCATGGTGTTTTCACTGCTAGTCATTACTGGGCTGCAGGTGAGCGCTCAGTCTGGAGGAGGACGTCCTGAGCGGAGCGTCAACAGGTATTACAGATCGGAGCTGACTGTGTCGAATGGAAGGGCATGGGGTTCGTGGGGTCAAAAGGAAATGTGTCCATTGGGAATGTTTGCCGCAGGCTTTAGTCTAAAG gtgGAAGATCCTGTTGCTACTGGGGATAATACTGCGCTCAACGGGATTCGCCTTCACTGTGTTTATACGGCTAATGGCGTAGCAAGTTCATATACCAACTACGCCTCAGTTGGGTCAGATGTAGGCAG ctggggTGTTTGGAGAGATATCAAATGGTGTCCTTCTGGATTCTTGACTGCTTTTCAGCTGAAAGTTGAAAAGCCTCAAGGAAGCGGTGACAACACAGCAGCAAACAACATCCA GTTCAAATGCGGTTCAGGGTCTACCCTGCTGGGTGAAGGCACAAAATGGGGCGATTGGGGTGGCTGGAGCCAAACGTGTCTGGGAAAAGGAATTTGTGGTATCAAGACGCGGGTTGAATTGCCGCAAGGAAACAAAGACGACACCGCTCTCAATGATGTGCGCATGTACTGCTGCAATTAA